The following proteins come from a genomic window of Citrobacter europaeus:
- a CDS encoding PTS sugar transporter subunit IIB has protein sequence MSISFVRIDDRVIHGQLVTRWAKELPCDGIVAIDDAVAADPLLSSVMKGAVQDTKVWLFDTATAIEKLPKVIASEKRYFVIGKSPVTLKRIEEAGISLKNANGKINVGPMSARADTTTIGPNQSVNGDEIAAFDWLTQHGHLVEFRLVPDASCYSWQDARQKLK, from the coding sequence ATGAGTATTTCTTTTGTACGTATCGATGACCGCGTAATCCATGGGCAGCTCGTGACACGTTGGGCCAAAGAGCTGCCCTGTGACGGAATTGTCGCGATAGACGACGCCGTCGCGGCCGACCCTCTGCTCTCTTCGGTGATGAAAGGCGCCGTGCAGGACACCAAAGTCTGGTTGTTTGATACGGCCACCGCGATTGAAAAACTGCCGAAAGTCATTGCCAGCGAGAAGCGTTATTTCGTCATTGGCAAATCCCCCGTGACGCTCAAACGCATTGAAGAAGCCGGTATCAGCCTGAAAAATGCCAACGGCAAGATTAATGTGGGCCCAATGAGTGCCCGTGCTGATACCACCACCATCGGCCCGAATCAGTCGGTCAACGGGGATGAAATTGCCGCCTTTGACTGGCTGACGCAGCATGGGCATCTGGTTGAGTTTCGCCTGGTTCCTGATGCCAGTTGCTACAGCTGGC
- a CDS encoding PTS fructose transporter subunit IIA encodes MINVIVATHGPLADALLASGRMVYGELPHVYPVTLSEQAGIEGFKQTFSQVLASAGKDADGVLVLCDMQSGTPWNVACHHAFSAQTVPPVAVVAGVNFPMLLQSEEICHLTDVHAAAVELLALTVPTLIKAAPVLSVQSDDF; translated from the coding sequence ATGATTAACGTTATTGTTGCCACCCATGGTCCCCTGGCGGACGCGCTTCTCGCCAGCGGTCGTATGGTTTACGGAGAATTACCACATGTTTATCCCGTCACGCTGAGCGAACAGGCAGGTATCGAAGGGTTTAAACAGACGTTCTCTCAGGTTCTCGCAAGTGCCGGGAAAGACGCTGACGGCGTTCTGGTGCTGTGTGACATGCAAAGCGGTACGCCGTGGAATGTCGCCTGCCATCATGCGTTTTCTGCACAAACGGTTCCTCCCGTTGCCGTGGTAGCGGGAGTTAATTTCCCGATGCTGTTACAAAGCGAGGAGATCTGCCATTTAACGGACGTTCACGCCGCAGCCGTCGAGCTGCTGGCGTTGACGGTACCCACGCTGATTAAAGCCGCCCCGGTTTTATCCGTTCAGTCCGACGATTTTTAA